A genomic window from Lycium barbarum isolate Lr01 chromosome 4, ASM1917538v2, whole genome shotgun sequence includes:
- the LOC132635139 gene encoding O-fucosyltransferase 30, with translation METETFIRPNTKSRKKQTSPLLTFLFLFTLILFFFYFKNFISPSLLPLSPKKSLPIIPRPSQCIPTNTLGEKFLWYAPHSGFSNQLAEFKNAVLMAKILNRTLIVPPILDHHAVALGSCPKFRVLNPNDLRFLVWNHSIQLLRDCRYVSMADIVDLSPLVSYSKVRFVDFRTFVSSWCGINLDGICSKDQNIPSLLSESLRQCGSLLSGYYGSITGCLSALEEDCRTTVWTYQKDVEDGALDSFQPDDQLKKKKKISFIRRRKDVYKALGPGSAAESATVLAFGSLFTAPYKGSESHIDVHEAPNDPIIQTLIEKIEFLPFVPEIINAGKKFALQTIKGPFLCAQLRLLDGQFKNHHKATFLDLRQKIESLKQTGQKPINIFVMTDLPMANWTGSYLGSIAKDSDAFKLFVIREENDLVQETAKEVMAAGHGLKIGSISQSSAGINKRHHPQSLTDVLLYIEEIICSCASLGFVGTTGSTIAESIDLMRKHDICAG, from the exons ATGGAAACTGAAACCTTCATTAGACCCAACACCAAATCAAGGAAGAAACAAACATCTCCACTTCTAACTTTCCTTTTTCTCTTCACTCTAATCCTCTTTTTCTTCTACTTCAAAAACTTCATTTCCCCTTCTCTTCTTCCCCTTTCCCCCAAAAAATCATTACCCATTATACCCCGCCCCTCACAATGCATTCCCACAAATACCCTTGGAGAAAAGTTTCTCTGGTACGCACCTCACAGTGGGTTCAGTAACCAATTGGCTGAGTTCAAGAACGCTGTTTTAATGGCTAAGATCTTGAATCGGACCTTAATTGTACCCCCCATATTGGATCATCATGCTGTTGCCCTTGGTAGTTGTCCTAAATTTAGGGTTTTGAATCCTAATGATTTGAGGTTCTTGGTTTGGAATCATAGTATCCAGCTCTTGCGTGACTGCAG ATATGTATCCATGGCTGATATAGTTGACCTTTCACCACTTGTATCTTATTCAAAAGTGAGATTTGTAGACTTTCGAACTTTTGTGTCCTCCTGGTGTGGTATAAACTTGGATGGTATTTGCTCTAAGGACCAAAATATACCATCTCTTTTATCTGAGAGCCTTCGACAGTGTGGTTCTCTGTTGTCTGGTTATTATGGCAGTATCACTGGTTGTTTGTCTGCTTTAGAAGAAGATTGTAGAACAACAGTTTGGACATATCAAAAAGACGTTGAGGATGGGGCGTTAGACTCGTTTCAACCTGATGACCAActtaagaagaaaaagaagatttCATTTATTAGGAGAAGAAAAGATGTATATAAGGCTCTTGGTCCTGGTTCTGCAGCAGAATCAGCCACTGTTTTGGCATTTGGAAGCCTTTTTACTGCTCCTTATAAGGGATCTGAATCCCATATCGATGTTCATGAAGCTCCTAATGATCCCATTATACAGACCTTAATTGAAAAGATTGAGTTCCTTCCCTTTGTTCCTGAAATAATAAATGCTGGCAAGAAGTTTGCTCTTCAAACTATCAAGGGTCCCTTTCTTTGTGCACAGCTCAGGCTACTAGATGGACAATTCAAGAACCACCATAAAGCTACTTTTCTTGATCTGAGGCAGAAGATAGAATCTTTGAAGCAAACAGGACAGAAGCCGATCAATATATTTGTGATGACTGATCTCCCCATGGCTAATTGGACGGGGAGTTACTTAGGGAGTATAGCAAAAGATTCAGATGCCTTTAAGCTGTTTGTTATTAGGGAAGAAAATGACTTGGTTCAAGAAACTGCCAAAGAAGTCATGGCTGCGGGGCATGGGCTAAAAATTGGTTCAATTTCACAGAGTTCGGCAGGGATTAACAAGCGTCACCATCCACAATCATTAACTGATGTTCTCTTATACATAGAGGAAATAATCTGCAGCTGTGCTTCTCTTGGTTTTGTTGGCACTACTGGGTCAACAATTGCCGAGAGCATAGACTTAATGAGAAAACATGACATCTGTGCTGGCTAA
- the LOC132635140 gene encoding uncharacterized protein LOC132635140: MATSYSSPSLSIRSPPSTLLLHIPQRYNLTSNSSFTRLKMSIPSTPQTTAIPDNSTVLGCGMTAVDFLVAVDSYPKPDDKIRSTNFQVQGGGNAGNALTCAARLGLSPRIISKVADDTQGKAILEELEADGVDTSFMVVSEGGHSTFSYVIVDSQAKTRTCIYTPGNPPMVPEDLSKSNLSSALDDVRLVYFDGVLQETELVSALVVAREAHQRNIPIVIDAESKRERVDDLLNLATYVVCSARFPQAWTKAPSVQDALVSVLLKLPNIKFVIVTLGEDGCMMLERAEAEDLQSEEIDIDDLFKKMKQSIDTESSTATCISSDITKLHAKGIGTVSGKLLLGTAEKIPPSELVDTTGAGDAFIGAVLYALCANMPPERMLTFASQVAGIGCRALGARAGLPHLTDPRLRPFLVNDPQNVATLL; this comes from the exons ATGGCCACGTCATACAGCTCGCCGTCACTTTCCATCCGATCACCTCCGTCAACTCTACTACTTCATATTCCTCAGCGCTATAATCTTACCTCTAACTCTTCTTTTACCCG GTTGAAAATGTCAATTCCGTCAACCCCACAAACTACAGCAATCCCTGACAATAGCACAGTT TTAGGTTGTGGAATGACCGCAGTGGATTTCCTTGTTGCTGTTGATTCTTATCCTAAGCCTGACGATAAGATTCGAAGCACAAATTTTCAG GTTCAAGGAGGTGGTAATGCAGGGAATGCTTTGACTTGTGCAGCTCGTTTGGGTCTTTCTCCAAGAATTATATCAAAG GTTGCAGATGATACTCAAGGGAAAGCAATACTGGAAGAGTTAGAAGCTGATGGGGTTGATACATCGTTTATGGTG GTTTCCGAAGGGGGCCATTCGACATTCTCTTACGTCATTGTCGATAGTCAAGC GAAAACTCGCACTTGCATTTACACTCCAGGAAACCCACCCATGGTACCTGAGGATTTATCCAAGTCGAATTTGTCATCAGCTCTGGATGATGTGAGACTTGTATATTTTGATGGAGTATTGCAAGAAACTGAATTGGTATCAGCTTTAGTTGTGGCCCGGGAG GCACATCAGAGGAATATACCTATTGTAATTGATGCAGAAAGTAAAAGAGAAAGGGTAGATGACCTTCTAAACTTGGCAACTTATGTCGTTTGCTCAGCGAGATTTCCACAG GCATGGACAAAGGCCCCTTCAGTCCAAGATGCTCTTGTTTCTGTACTTCTAAAGTTGCCTAACATCAAATTTGTAATTGTGACGTTGGGTGAAGATGGCTGCATGATGCTAGAAAGAGCTGAAGCTG AGGATCTCCAGTCTGAAGAAATTGATATCGATGACTTGTTCAAGAAAATGAAGCAGAGTATTGATACCGAATCAAGCACTGCAACATGCATATCCTCG GATATTACAAAATTGCATGCAAAAGGCATTGGGACAGTGAGTGGGAAGCTGCTTCTTGGAACAGCTGAAAAGATACCGCCATCAGAACTAGTCGATACAACTGGTGCAGGTGATGCATTTATTGGAGCAGTTTTGTATG CTCTCTGTGCCAATATGCCACCAGAAAGAATGTTGACGTTTGCTTCTCAAGTG GCGGGTATTGGGTGCAGAGCATTGGGAGCAAGAGCTGGTCTTCCCCATCTAACAGACCCTCGCTTGAGACCTTTTTTAGTGAACGATCCCCAAAACGTGGCCACATTGCTCTAG